The following proteins are encoded in a genomic region of Streptomyces lunaelactis:
- a CDS encoding Crp/Fnr family transcriptional regulator: protein MDDVLRRAPLFAALDDEQAAELRASMSEVTLARGDALFHEGDPGDRLYVVTEGKVKLHRTSPDGRENMLAVLGPGELIGELSLFDPGPRTATASALTEVKLLGLGHGDLQPWLNARPEVATALLRAVARRLRKTNDQMSDLVFSDVPGRVARALLDLSRRFGVQSEEGIHVVHDLTQEELAQLVGASRETVNKALADFAQRGWLRLEARAVILLDVERLAKRSR from the coding sequence GTGGACGACGTTCTGCGGCGCGCCCCGCTCTTCGCGGCGCTCGATGACGAGCAGGCCGCGGAGCTCCGCGCCTCGATGAGTGAAGTGACGCTCGCCCGTGGCGATGCGCTCTTCCACGAGGGCGACCCCGGCGACCGCCTCTACGTGGTCACCGAAGGCAAGGTCAAGCTCCACCGCACGTCCCCCGACGGCCGCGAGAACATGCTCGCCGTCCTCGGCCCGGGCGAGCTGATCGGTGAGCTGTCCCTCTTCGATCCGGGCCCGCGTACCGCCACCGCCAGCGCACTGACCGAGGTCAAGCTCCTCGGCCTCGGCCACGGCGATCTGCAGCCCTGGCTGAACGCCAGGCCCGAGGTGGCCACGGCGCTGCTGCGCGCGGTCGCCCGCCGACTGCGCAAGACCAACGACCAGATGTCCGACCTGGTCTTCTCCGACGTCCCGGGCCGCGTGGCCCGTGCGCTCCTCGACCTGTCGCGCCGCTTCGGCGTGCAGTCGGAGGAGGGCATCCACGTCGTGCACGACCTCACGCAGGAGGAGCTGGCCCAGCTGGTCGGCGCGTCCCGCGAGACCGTGAACAAGGCGCTGGCCGACTTCGCGCAGCGGGGCTGGCTGCGGCTGGAGGCGCGTGCGGTGATTCTCCTTGACGTGGAGCGCCTCGCGAAGCGTTCGCGCTGA
- a CDS encoding PQQ-dependent sugar dehydrogenase, which translates to MAPIPRRSRRATGVLVAAATAALTVALPTLSNAQPSADSSAAPAKAGAFKAAPVRYEAEAATISQGAVESNHAGYSGTGFVNFQAVTGSYVEFTVDSAQAANARLDFRYANGTTASRPMDITVNGTSVADDLAFPGTGAWTSWKNVSADAVLKAGSNRIRALTANGDGPNLDQLTVTASGPADTEKPTAPANLRRDKEPTASSVSLAWDASTDNVKVTGYDVYQHGQLMKQVDGAALAATVDGLNPETSYDWTVFARDAAANVSAASNAVTIATLPAPPDNQAPSIPGSLRSTGRTATSVDLAWNASTDNVKVTGYEIHRDGAAAGTSDSTSTTIAGLKAGTAYKFKVRAFDLKGNKSEFGPEITVTTGDGRPGGVPDPGTVSTLAGGVDVAWGVGFLPDGTGLYTERNTFNVHKLTKAGNRTLIGKVPNAVTTGGEGGLLGIEISPGFTSDHYLYFTHSASEGNRIVRMTYENNALSDYKILLQGMEKSRFHNGGRLRFGPDGKLYASMGDAQSGSRAQDKTSLNGKILRINADGTIPSDNPFGNAVWSLGHRNPQGIDFDSKGRLWQAEFGNSNMDEVNLIQKGGNYGWPNCEGTAGDCSGYIAPKKTWSTSSASPSGLTIINDHVFVATTVGQRVYRLRIDASSNLVEQKTYFQSTYNRLRTVEVDHDGDIWLTTSTDKDGTNGNDRVLLIDIVYSGGDERSRGGRLVTGR; encoded by the coding sequence GTGGCACCAATCCCCCGCCGGTCGCGCAGAGCGACCGGTGTTCTCGTGGCCGCGGCCACCGCAGCGTTAACCGTGGCCCTGCCGACCCTGAGCAATGCCCAGCCTTCAGCCGACTCGTCCGCCGCGCCCGCAAAGGCAGGGGCTTTCAAGGCCGCGCCCGTCCGGTACGAAGCCGAAGCGGCGACCATCTCGCAGGGCGCCGTCGAGTCCAACCACGCGGGCTACTCCGGTACCGGCTTCGTCAACTTCCAGGCGGTGACGGGCTCGTACGTCGAATTCACCGTCGACTCCGCCCAGGCCGCCAACGCCAGACTGGACTTCCGCTACGCCAACGGCACCACCGCAAGCCGCCCGATGGACATCACGGTCAACGGCACCTCCGTCGCCGACGACCTCGCGTTCCCCGGCACCGGCGCCTGGACCTCCTGGAAGAACGTGAGCGCCGACGCGGTCCTCAAGGCGGGCAGCAACAGGATCCGCGCCCTGACCGCCAACGGCGACGGCCCCAACCTGGACCAGCTCACCGTCACCGCGAGCGGCCCGGCCGACACCGAGAAGCCGACCGCGCCCGCGAACCTGCGCAGGGACAAGGAGCCGACGGCGAGCTCCGTCTCGCTGGCCTGGGACGCGTCCACCGACAACGTCAAGGTCACCGGCTACGACGTCTACCAGCACGGCCAGCTGATGAAGCAGGTCGACGGGGCCGCGCTCGCCGCCACGGTGGACGGACTCAACCCGGAGACCTCGTACGACTGGACCGTCTTCGCCCGTGACGCCGCGGCCAATGTCTCGGCCGCGAGCAACGCCGTCACCATCGCGACGCTGCCCGCACCGCCGGACAACCAGGCACCCAGCATCCCCGGCAGTCTGCGCTCCACCGGCAGGACCGCGACCAGCGTCGACCTCGCCTGGAACGCCTCCACGGACAATGTGAAGGTCACCGGGTACGAGATCCACCGCGACGGCGCAGCCGCCGGAACCTCCGACTCCACCTCGACGACCATCGCGGGTCTGAAGGCCGGCACCGCGTACAAGTTCAAGGTCAGGGCCTTCGACCTGAAGGGCAACAAGTCGGAGTTCGGCCCGGAGATCACCGTCACCACCGGGGACGGCCGGCCCGGCGGCGTACCCGACCCGGGCACGGTCTCCACGCTCGCCGGCGGCGTGGACGTCGCCTGGGGCGTCGGCTTCCTGCCCGACGGCACGGGCCTCTACACCGAGCGGAACACCTTCAACGTCCACAAGCTGACCAAGGCCGGCAACAGGACGCTGATCGGGAAGGTCCCCAACGCCGTGACCACGGGCGGCGAGGGCGGTCTGCTCGGCATCGAGATCAGCCCCGGCTTCACCAGCGACCACTACCTGTACTTCACCCACTCCGCCTCCGAGGGCAACCGCATCGTGCGGATGACGTACGAGAACAACGCGCTGAGCGACTACAAGATCCTGCTCCAGGGCATGGAGAAGAGCCGCTTCCACAACGGCGGCCGGCTGCGCTTCGGCCCCGACGGCAAGCTGTACGCCTCGATGGGCGACGCCCAGAGCGGCAGCCGGGCGCAGGACAAGACCTCGCTCAACGGCAAGATCCTGCGCATCAACGCGGACGGCACCATTCCGTCGGACAACCCGTTCGGCAACGCAGTCTGGTCGCTCGGCCACCGCAACCCGCAGGGCATCGACTTCGACTCCAAGGGCCGGCTGTGGCAGGCCGAGTTCGGCAACAGCAACATGGACGAGGTCAACCTGATCCAGAAGGGCGGCAACTACGGCTGGCCCAACTGCGAGGGCACCGCGGGCGACTGCTCCGGCTACATCGCGCCGAAGAAGACCTGGTCCACGTCATCGGCTTCACCCAGCGGCCTGACGATCATCAACGACCATGTCTTCGTCGCCACGACCGTCGGCCAGCGGGTCTACCGGCTGCGGATCGACGCCAGTAGCAACCTGGTCGAACAGAAGACCTACTTCCAGAGCACGTACAACAGGCTGCGTACGGTCGAGGTCGACCATGACGGCGACATCTGGCTCACCACGTCGACGGACAAGGACGGCACGAACGGCAACGACCGGGTGCTGCTGATCGACATCGTCTACTCGGGCGGCGATGAGCGGTCGAGGGGCGGCCGGCTGGTGACCGGCCGGTGA
- a CDS encoding NUDIX hydrolase encodes MMRAGEETYEDTHGEAYDGDVAVTTDGLPQWLDPVVRAARTVEPEQLSRFLPPESGRGRQSAVLILLGEGARGPELLLMERAGSLRSHPGQPSFPGGALDPTDGDPATTGPLRAALREAEEETGLDPSGVQIFGVLPRLYIPVSSFVVTPVLGWWRTPSPVGAVDPAETARVFTVPVVDLTDPANRATAVHPSGHSGPAFMVEGALVWGFTAGVIDRILHFADWERPWDRAKQVPLDWRS; translated from the coding sequence ATGATGCGCGCTGGAGAAGAGACGTACGAAGACACGCACGGCGAGGCGTACGACGGCGATGTGGCCGTCACGACCGACGGACTGCCCCAGTGGCTCGACCCCGTCGTGCGCGCCGCGCGCACCGTCGAGCCGGAGCAGCTCAGCCGCTTTCTGCCGCCCGAGAGCGGCCGCGGCCGCCAGTCCGCCGTCCTGATCCTGCTCGGCGAGGGTGCCAGGGGCCCCGAGCTGCTGCTCATGGAGCGCGCCGGCAGCCTCCGCTCGCACCCCGGGCAGCCCTCATTCCCCGGCGGCGCGCTCGACCCGACGGACGGCGACCCGGCCACCACCGGCCCGCTGCGCGCCGCGCTCCGCGAGGCCGAGGAGGAGACCGGCCTCGACCCGTCGGGCGTCCAGATCTTCGGAGTCCTGCCCAGGCTCTACATTCCGGTGAGCAGTTTCGTCGTGACGCCCGTACTGGGATGGTGGCGCACCCCGAGCCCGGTCGGCGCGGTCGATCCCGCTGAGACCGCGCGGGTCTTCACCGTGCCCGTGGTGGATCTCACGGACCCCGCCAACCGTGCGACAGCCGTGCATCCGAGCGGCCACAGCGGCCCGGCATTCATGGTCGAAGGGGCTCTGGTCTGGGGATTCACCGCCGGTGTGATCGACCGCATCCTGCATTTCGCCGACTGGGAAAGACCATGGGACCGCGCCAAGCAGGTCCCGCTGGACTGGCGCTCATGA
- a CDS encoding MBL fold metallo-hydrolase produces MSDAAALPGQPRGGVLSGPATARAVNVLAPNPSAMTLDGTNTWIVSEPGSELAVVIDPGPLDDAHLHAVIATAEKAGKRVALTLLTHGHPDHADGAARFAELTRTHVRALDPALRLGDEGLAAGDVITTGGLEMRVVPTPGHTADSLCFHLPADRAVLTGDTILGRGTTVVAHPDGRLGDYLDSLRRLRSLSVDDGVRTVLPGHGPVLDDAQGAVEFYLAHRAHRLAQVETAVESGHVTASEVVAQVYADVDRSLWPAAELSVLAQLEYLREHGLI; encoded by the coding sequence ATGAGCGATGCCGCGGCCCTCCCCGGGCAGCCCCGTGGTGGCGTGCTCTCCGGGCCCGCCACCGCCCGCGCCGTCAATGTCCTCGCGCCCAATCCCTCCGCGATGACCCTCGACGGCACCAACACCTGGATCGTCTCCGAGCCCGGCTCCGAACTCGCCGTCGTCATCGACCCCGGCCCCCTCGACGACGCACACCTCCACGCCGTCATCGCCACCGCCGAGAAGGCGGGCAAGCGGGTCGCCCTGACCCTTCTCACCCACGGTCACCCCGACCACGCCGACGGCGCCGCGCGGTTCGCCGAGCTCACGCGTACGCATGTCCGCGCCCTCGACCCCGCGCTGCGGCTCGGCGACGAAGGGCTCGCCGCCGGCGACGTCATCACCACCGGCGGGCTGGAGATGCGCGTCGTCCCCACCCCCGGCCACACCGCCGACTCGCTCTGCTTCCATCTCCCCGCGGACCGGGCCGTCCTGACCGGCGACACGATCCTCGGCCGCGGCACGACGGTCGTCGCCCACCCCGACGGGCGGCTCGGCGACTATCTCGACTCCCTCCGCAGGCTGCGCTCGCTGTCGGTGGACGACGGAGTGCGTACGGTGCTGCCGGGCCACGGCCCCGTACTCGACGACGCCCAGGGCGCGGTCGAGTTCTACCTGGCCCACCGCGCGCACCGCCTCGCCCAGGTGGAGACCGCGGTCGAGAGCGGCCACGTCACCGCGTCCGAGGTGGTCGCGCAGGTGTACGCGGACGTGGACAGGTCGCTGTGGCCCGCGGCCGAGCTGTCGGTGCTGGCCCAGCTGGAGTACCTGCGCGAGCACGGCCTGATCTGA
- a CDS encoding prohibitin family protein, which yields MFVLFIVLIIAAAVMYFVARGGDRRGLKLGALGALMAGLFAGISSCVHIVSAYEVGVPVTFGKVGAPMTPGVNVTSPFTNVTTFSTRPVDLNLSDKDVVEVRSSQGGVMYVELTVKWAVTPAKSVELYRLAGSESAIQQRLVFPDSREIIRNVFARHTSEEGYSSAREKINAEIGDLIKERLAPRGIDVTTVNLRNVKPSDRLQDQIDRKIQQQQATERATEAARTAKAEAERRRIEAEGIARANKILNDSLTDKVLTNQCIDAYKEAAAKHPVYAVPCGGSSGNPLIVDGTKN from the coding sequence GTGTTTGTCCTGTTCATCGTGCTCATCATCGCCGCGGCCGTGATGTATTTCGTCGCCCGCGGCGGCGACCGCCGCGGCCTCAAGCTCGGCGCCCTCGGCGCGCTGATGGCCGGCCTCTTCGCCGGCATCTCCAGCTGCGTCCACATCGTCAGCGCCTACGAGGTCGGCGTCCCCGTCACCTTCGGCAAGGTCGGCGCGCCCATGACCCCGGGGGTGAACGTCACCTCGCCCTTCACCAACGTCACCACCTTCTCCACCCGCCCGGTGGACCTCAACCTCTCCGACAAGGACGTCGTCGAGGTGCGCTCCTCGCAGGGCGGCGTGATGTACGTGGAGCTCACTGTGAAGTGGGCGGTGACCCCGGCCAAGTCCGTCGAGCTCTACCGGCTGGCGGGCAGCGAGAGCGCGATCCAGCAGCGGCTGGTGTTCCCGGACAGCCGGGAGATCATCCGCAATGTCTTCGCCCGTCACACCAGCGAGGAGGGCTACTCCTCCGCCCGCGAGAAGATCAACGCCGAGATCGGTGATCTGATCAAGGAGCGGCTCGCCCCCCGCGGTATCGACGTCACCACCGTCAACCTGCGCAATGTGAAGCCGTCCGACCGGCTGCAGGACCAGATCGACCGCAAGATCCAGCAGCAGCAGGCGACGGAGCGGGCGACCGAGGCGGCGCGTACGGCCAAGGCGGAGGCCGAGCGCCGCCGGATCGAGGCCGAGGGCATCGCCAGGGCCAACAAGATCCTGAACGACTCGCTCACCGACAAGGTGCTCACCAACCAGTGCATCGACGCCTACAAGGAGGCGGCGGCCAAACACCCGGTGTACGCCGTGCCCTGCGGCGGCAGCAGCGGGAACCCGCTGATCGTGGACGGCACCAAGAACTGA
- a CDS encoding NUDIX hydrolase: MSNGQWYPPEWPDRIRALASGELTAVTPKRAATVMLLRDTADGPAVHMLRRRASMAFAGGAYAYPGGGVDERDDDHLVRWAGPSLETWAARLGVDTASAQAIVCAAVRETYEEAGVLLAGPTPDTVVGDTTGDDWEADRQALVDRDLSFADFLDRRGLVLRSDLLAAWARWITPEFEPRRYDTWFFVAALPEGQRTRNASTEADRTVWIRPSEAAAGYDKGDLLMMPPTISTLRALERYATASSALTGAAEQDLTPVLARARLEAGELVLSWPGHDEFTKHIPTGGGAQ, translated from the coding sequence ATGTCCAATGGTCAGTGGTACCCGCCGGAATGGCCGGACCGGATTCGCGCCCTCGCGAGCGGTGAGCTCACCGCGGTGACGCCGAAGCGGGCCGCGACCGTGATGCTGCTGCGCGACACGGCGGACGGCCCCGCCGTGCACATGCTGCGCCGACGCGCCTCCATGGCTTTCGCCGGAGGCGCGTACGCCTATCCGGGCGGCGGCGTGGACGAGCGCGACGACGACCACCTGGTGCGGTGGGCGGGCCCGTCGCTGGAGACGTGGGCCGCCAGGCTGGGCGTCGACACCGCCTCGGCGCAGGCCATCGTGTGCGCGGCGGTGCGCGAGACGTACGAGGAGGCGGGCGTCCTGCTCGCGGGCCCCACGCCGGACACGGTCGTCGGCGACACGACGGGCGACGACTGGGAGGCCGACCGCCAGGCGCTGGTCGACCGGGACCTCTCCTTCGCGGACTTCCTGGACCGGCGCGGCCTGGTGCTGCGCTCGGACCTGCTGGCCGCGTGGGCGCGGTGGATCACTCCGGAGTTCGAGCCGCGCCGGTACGACACCTGGTTCTTCGTCGCGGCCCTGCCGGAGGGCCAGCGAACCCGGAACGCCTCGACGGAGGCGGACCGTACGGTCTGGATCCGCCCCTCGGAGGCGGCCGCGGGCTACGACAAGGGCGACCTGCTGATGATGCCGCCGACGATCTCGACACTGCGGGCGCTGGAGCGGTACGCGACGGCGTCGTCGGCCCTGACGGGCGCGGCGGAACAGGACCTGACCCCGGTACTGGCGCGAGCGCGGCTGGAGGCCGGGGAACTGGTACTGAGCTGGCCGGGCCACGACGAATTCACGAAGCACATTCCGACGGGGGGTGGGGCGCAGTGA
- the nth gene encoding endonuclease III, with product MSGKQNSAVGEQSPAGPKKATKAPKPESRLAMIRRARRINRELAEVYPYAHPELDFENPFQLLVATVLSAQTTDLRVNQTTPALFAKYPTPEDMAAAAPEELEAIIRPTGFFRAKAKSLIGLSAALRDNFGGEVPGRLKDLVTLPGVGRKTANVVLGNGFGVPGLTVDTHFGRLVRRWKWTEQEDPEKVEAEIAEIFPKSEWTMLSHRIIFHGRRICHSRKPACGACPIAHLCPSYGEGETDPEKAKKLLKYEMGGQPGQRLSPPPDYPGKPAPTLGEAE from the coding sequence GTGTCCGGAAAGCAGAATTCCGCTGTGGGCGAACAGTCCCCGGCCGGCCCGAAGAAAGCGACAAAAGCACCCAAACCGGAATCAAGACTGGCGATGATCCGCCGCGCCCGCCGGATCAACCGGGAGCTTGCCGAGGTCTATCCGTACGCCCATCCGGAGCTGGACTTCGAAAACCCCTTCCAGCTGCTGGTCGCCACCGTCCTGTCCGCCCAGACGACGGACCTGAGGGTGAACCAGACCACGCCCGCGCTCTTCGCCAAGTACCCCACGCCCGAGGACATGGCCGCGGCCGCTCCCGAGGAGCTGGAGGCGATCATCCGCCCGACCGGCTTCTTCCGGGCCAAGGCGAAGTCCCTCATCGGCCTCTCCGCCGCCCTGCGGGACAACTTCGGGGGCGAGGTCCCGGGCCGGCTGAAGGATCTGGTGACGCTGCCCGGCGTCGGCCGCAAGACCGCAAATGTGGTCCTGGGCAACGGATTTGGCGTACCGGGCCTCACCGTCGACACCCACTTCGGCCGCCTGGTGCGCCGCTGGAAGTGGACCGAGCAGGAGGACCCGGAGAAGGTCGAGGCGGAGATCGCCGAGATCTTCCCGAAGTCCGAGTGGACGATGCTCTCGCACCGGATCATCTTCCACGGCCGCCGCATCTGCCATTCCCGCAAGCCCGCCTGCGGCGCCTGCCCCATCGCGCACCTCTGCCCGTCCTACGGGGAGGGCGAGACGGACCCCGAGAAGGCGAAGAAGCTGCTCAAGTACGAGATGGGCGGTCAGCCGGGCCAGCGACTGAGCCCGCCCCCGGACTACCCGGGCAAGCCCGCCCCGACCTTGGGCGAGGCCGAGTGA